One window of the Streptomyces asoensis genome contains the following:
- a CDS encoding sensor histidine kinase: MGRFLRPLLRGTTYTRLLHLWVPMLVVSVWMFIDPSRPWVPALLLVPVGLIPAVRTGEGVQARLLLLPGDAHAGFSVAPSATWRDRLRTVLWLEARMALGAAAMFACVWLPTLVYDLAAGAGGPVPDDLPGLHGVAPHWWPALLVPLPLLALYGAVVGLGELVTVVARGLLGPSAAERLAALEERTEQLLERNRIARELHDSIGHALTIAVVQAGAARAAGDAEFTDRALAAIEESGRSALADLERVLGVLREPGRPVSDRPTLAEADRLLESARASGAKVDAEVTGPLETVPGPVSREGYRILQESLTNVLRHAGSVPVRVRVGVADDLLRLEVRNPLTARIPGPGRGSGLRGIRERAALLGGRASTGPDEGDWRVRAELPLR; the protein is encoded by the coding sequence ATGGGCCGCTTCCTGCGCCCGCTGCTGCGGGGGACGACATACACACGACTGCTGCATCTGTGGGTGCCGATGCTGGTCGTGAGCGTCTGGATGTTCATCGACCCGTCGAGGCCGTGGGTGCCCGCGCTGCTGCTCGTTCCGGTGGGGCTGATCCCGGCGGTGCGGACGGGCGAGGGGGTCCAGGCCCGGCTGCTGCTCCTGCCGGGCGACGCTCACGCCGGCTTCTCCGTGGCGCCGTCGGCGACCTGGCGGGACCGGCTGCGTACGGTGCTGTGGCTGGAGGCGCGGATGGCCCTGGGCGCGGCGGCGATGTTCGCTTGCGTCTGGTTGCCCACCCTGGTCTACGACCTGGCCGCCGGCGCGGGCGGGCCGGTTCCGGACGACCTGCCCGGCCTGCACGGGGTGGCCCCGCACTGGTGGCCGGCCCTGCTCGTCCCGCTCCCCCTCCTCGCCCTGTACGGCGCCGTGGTGGGCCTGGGCGAGTTGGTGACCGTCGTCGCGCGCGGGCTGCTGGGTCCGTCCGCCGCCGAGCGGCTCGCCGCCCTGGAGGAACGCACGGAGCAGTTGCTCGAACGCAACCGCATCGCCCGGGAGTTGCACGACTCCATAGGGCACGCGTTGACGATCGCGGTGGTGCAGGCGGGCGCGGCGCGGGCGGCGGGCGACGCGGAGTTCACCGACCGGGCGCTTGCGGCCATCGAGGAGAGCGGCCGGTCGGCGCTCGCGGACCTGGAGCGGGTGCTCGGCGTGCTGCGGGAGCCGGGACGGCCGGTGAGCGACAGGCCGACGCTGGCGGAGGCCGACCGGCTGCTGGAGTCGGCGCGGGCGTCCGGGGCGAAGGTCGACGCCGAGGTGACCGGGCCGCTGGAGACGGTGCCGGGGCCGGTGTCCCGGGAGGGCTATCGCATCCTCCAGGAGTCGCTGACCAATGTGCTGCGGCACGCGGGGTCCGTTCCGGTGCGGGTCCGCGTGGGGGTCGCCGACGATCTGCTGCGCCTGGAGGTGCGCAACCCGCTGACGGCCCGCATACCCGGCCCGGGGCGTGGCAGCGGGCTGCGGGGCATACGGGAGCGGGCCGCCCTGCTCGGCGGGCGGGCGTCGACCGGGCCGGACGAGGGGGACTGGAGAGTGCGGGCGGAGTTGCCCCTGCGCTGA
- a CDS encoding response regulator transcription factor: MPVTVLLVDDEPLVRMGLRAVLEAQSDIEVVGEAADGAAVIPLVRRLRPDVVAMDVRMPLMDGIEATRAVLRTVDEPPKILVVTTFESDEYVYEALRAGANGFLLKRARAAEIVHAVRLVAEGESLLFPASVRRLAAEYGDRGGNRAARDTLERAGLTEREAEVLRLMARGMSNAEIAARLVVGTETVKSHAGAVLAKLGARNRTQAVITAYESGFVAPG; encoded by the coding sequence ATGCCGGTCACCGTGCTCCTCGTCGACGATGAACCCCTGGTGCGGATGGGGCTGCGTGCCGTGCTGGAGGCGCAGTCCGACATCGAGGTCGTCGGGGAAGCGGCCGACGGGGCGGCGGTGATCCCGCTGGTGCGGCGACTGCGGCCGGACGTGGTCGCCATGGACGTACGCATGCCGCTGATGGACGGCATCGAGGCCACGCGCGCGGTGCTGCGGACGGTCGACGAGCCGCCGAAGATCCTCGTCGTGACGACCTTCGAGAGCGACGAGTACGTCTACGAGGCGCTGCGCGCGGGCGCGAACGGGTTCCTGCTGAAGCGGGCCCGGGCCGCCGAGATCGTGCACGCGGTGCGTCTGGTCGCCGAGGGCGAGTCGCTGCTGTTCCCGGCGTCGGTGCGGCGGCTGGCCGCCGAGTACGGCGACCGCGGAGGCAATCGGGCGGCCCGGGACACCCTGGAGCGGGCGGGGCTCACCGAGCGGGAGGCCGAGGTACTCCGGCTGATGGCGCGCGGGATGTCGAACGCGGAGATCGCCGCCCGGCTCGTCGTCGGGACGGAGACGGTCAAGTCGCATGCCGGCGCGGTGCTGGCGAAGCTGGGGGCGCGGAACCGGACGCAGGCGGTGATCACGGCGTACGAGTCGGGGTTCGTCGCACCGGGGTGA